The DNA segment TGCATCTCGGAGAAGGAGGAAGGCGGGTAAAATGGGGCGGTTCACTGGCCCAAGAGTACAACTCCGGTCTCTCATCTCCAACCGACATGCTTCCTGCCGGGATGCCCTCCCCAATGAAAAAGCCCGGGTTACAGCCCGGGCTTTTGTTCACGGAGGTCTCAGCGCTTCCTTGATCAGGGTATGGCTCGCGATGCGTAGCCAGGATGCATTAACATGCTCGGAAGGGGCTCCTGCGTGGACGGTTACAGTATATTCATTTGTTAAGATCGTGTAAAGATGCCTTCTGGCTTTTTGTCCGACTCGTTACACGAACTTCATCGACCAGTGATGAGGAGCAGAAAAAAAGCCCGACCTCGCAGTGAGGCCGGGCTTCAAGTAGCTGTCCGGGAGCCCGATTAGCTGTCGCTAGCAGGCCATACCCGAGGCTCCCTTCTGCATGTCAGACATAGGATCACCTCTTTTGTGCAGGGCACCGAGAAACGCGTCCGTTACCGCCCCGTTATGCAACCGACGCCGCGCGGGAGTACCCGTAAGGTACGGCTGGCCTACGACGTCGTTCGGGACCGGTTCCGGGGTCTCCATTATTCCATCCGGCGGGTCGTGCATCCAAACATTCACACTTTGGCGTGGTCGAGGGGGATGTATATCTGGGTGATCAGATCCTCCGGCGCCGTGGTTTCAGGACCGTTGAGGTATTCCTCCCAGAGGGGCATATACCGGACCCACGCGCCTTCCGACTCGAGCAGGCCGGCGCCGGCCATCCACGACGAGATACCCT comes from the Rhodothermales bacterium genome and includes:
- a CDS encoding GyrI-like domain-containing protein; the protein is ATPSGFLDGEADITVRELPGGRWLRFTHRGPYADLRTTYEGISSWMAGAGLLESEGAWVRYMPLWEEYLNGPETTAPEDLITQIYIPLDHAKV